In the Treponema maltophilum ATCC 51939 genome, ATTCCTGAGCCAAGGCTTTTTGCTCGGTATCCCAAGCCGAACGCGCGGGCGCCACCGACGCCATTTTGACCGTAATTGTTTGGGCGCAAATCACAAAAGAACACGCACACAAAAACATGCTTATACAAAATAATTTTATTTTCATATCAATAATCATCCTCGAATCTTTGCACACTAATCCCATTGAATAAAATAATCGTCGACGTGCTGCAAAAGCCATAAAGCTTTTTTTTGCGCAATCGTAACCGAAAGCCGCTCCTGCGGCCTCGAATCGGGATTTATTGCAAGCGCTTTTTTTAAATTTGCTTTAAAACCTTCGGCGTCCTGCTGCGGCACGCAAAGGGCGGTCGCATAGGTAATATAGGGGCCGGGTGTTTCGCCCTTTGAAACACGGAACGCTTGTGCGCTCGCAAAACGGGCGCGCTCCATATCGCCGCCGAATTCGGCCGGAGCCGCGGCATAAAAGGCGGTAAGGGCATCCCAAACGGCGCCGTTGTTATAATCGGGATCGAGTTCGGCGGCTTTTTCCAAAAGGGCGACCGCACAGGGCAGCGTTTTTAACGCCTGCGTATCCAAAGGATCGGCCGAAAAAGCGCCGAGCCAGCCGGCCCCGGCCCAATAAGCGGCCGCAACATCGGCAAGCTGCAGTTTCGCAATATAACCCGCTGCGGTATCGAGCGAACCGCTTAAAAGAGCGGCCGTAAATCCGGGATACCGCAGTTCGAGGGCGCGCAGGGCGTAGGAGCGGCCGCGAAGATAATGCAGCTTTGCACGTTTTTGTTCTTCCGCCTGCAGCACATACTGCGAAGCATCGAGCATGTCGGCCGGAGTTTGAACAAACGCGTTCGCATACATAACATATAAAGAACCGGTCATAACGGACAGCCCCTGATGATCGGGGTTTTGCGCCGCCATGATCTCATACAGTTTTAATGCCGTCGGGAAAAAGTCGCCCATTAAAACAGGATCGCTCTCACCCGTCAATACCGGCATAAGTGAATTTTCCGGCGCCTTTGGTTTTACAGCTTTGCCTTTTTTGTCGGCTCCCGCAAGAGAATCCGAAAGCGCGTCCAATGCCATGTGTTTTGTAAGCGCGCAGCCGAAAAACAAAGCGGTACACAAAAGCGCGCACAAACAGCACAGGCAGCGTAAAAACGCCGGAAAATTCTTTTTCAAATCTCAGCCTCCGTACGTTGCGATAAATACGCCGGCCGCTATAGCCGTGCCGATAACGCCGGAAACGTTCGGTCCCATCGCGTGCATAAGCAAAAAGTTCGACGGATCGTATTCCATTCCCACTTTATTCGAAACGCGGGCGGCCATAGGAACGGCCGAAACGCCTGCAGATCCGATAAGCGGGTTGATCTTTTCTTTTAGGAACAGGTTCATGAGCTTTGCCATAAGCACGCCGCCTGCAGTCGCAACCGCAAAGGCCAGTAGCCCCAAAACGATAATACCCAAAGACTCCCGGTTCATAATCTTTTCGGGCGTCATCTGAGAGCCGACGCCCAAGGACAGCAAAATCGAAACGATATTCATAAGCTCGTTTTCGGCCGTTTTGGAAAGGCGCTCGACAACGCCGCATTGTTTAAGGAAGTTGCCGAACGCAAGCATACCGATAAGCGGGGCAGCGGGCGGCAAAAGTAAAATCGCAAGCACGAGAATTACAATCGGGAACAGCACTTTTTCTGTTTTGGAAACCTCGCGCAGCTGCCGCATTTTTATGCGCCGCTCTTTTTCCGTAGTAAGCAGCTTCATAATGGGAGGCTGAATCATCGGAACGAGGGCCATGTACGAATATGCGGCAACGGCGATAACGGCCATCATATGCCGGGCAAGTTTTCCCGAAACGTAAATCGAAGTGGGTCCGTCGGCACCGCCGATAATCGCGATTGCGCTCGCCTCAAGCATCGTGTAATCGACGCCGGGTAAAAGGTTCATAAGCGCAACGCCGAAAAGCGTAAGGAAAACGCCGAGCTGCGCCGCCCCTCCGAGCAGGGCTGTTTTCGGATTTGCAATAAGCGGGCCGAAGTCCGTCATGGCGCCGATACCCATAAAAATAAGCATCGGGAAAAACTCGTTTCCGACACCCATATCGTAGATAAGGCGGAGCATACCCGAATGTTCGTCGTACATACCCGCGCCGGGAATATTGACGAATACGGTTCCGAATCCGATCGGGATAAGCAAAAGCGGCTCAAAGCCCTTTGCGGCTCCCAAATAGATAATCAAAAAACCTACGGCCATCATCACCAAGCGCTGCCAACCGAATACGGTATCGATTTTAGACGCGTCGGTCAAATCGGGAACTTTTTCGGTACCGTTAATAATGAAATTAAGACCGGTATTTTCGATCGTTTTACGGAGAAAGCTCGAAACGGAAATATACGGTACGTTTTCGGAACCCTTTATAACCGCCGTGCTCATCGTACGGAATGAAGCGACCTCGCCTTCGCTGCCGGATGCAAAAATGCCGCCGACAAACGAAAACACCGCCGCTATCGCTAAAATAAGCAGGGTTAAATGCAGTACTTTTTTCTTAAAATTATTTTCACCCAACATACGGCGCTCCTGTTTATTTTATCTCGGCAAGCGCTTGGCCTGCGGTAATTGCGGAACCGGGCGATACCAAAAAGTGTACGGTTCCCGCCGAAGCCGCTTTGATTTCCAATTCCATTTTCATGGACTCAATCATAATGATTGTCTGCCCCGCCGTTACGGCGGAACCTTCGGCTACGGTATTTTTCAAATAGGTGCCGGCAACCGGTGCGTTGATAACGGCGCCGCCCGTAGGTGCCTGCGCAGCGGGAGGAGCCTGAACCGGAGCAGAAGGAGCTTGAACGGGTGCGGCATTTGCATCACCGATAACCGCAAGCACTTGTCCCGCGGTAATCGCGTTTCCCGCCGCCGCTTTGAAATGTATGGGGCCGGCTTCGGACGCTTTAATTTCGAGTTCCATTTTCATCGATTCGATCATCATAACCGTTTGCCCCGAAGCAACCTGAGCGCCGTCGGCAACAAGCAGCTTTAAAAGCGTTCCCGCAACGGGAGCCTTTAACTCAACCGCGCCGGCAGATGCCGCACCGCTTGCGGAACCCGAAGAAGCTTGAGCGCCGGGAGCGGCAAAGGACACGTTGTATGAAGTGCCGTTTACGGTAACGTTCATCGTGTCGCCGGCCGGGCCGGAAACGACATTGTACGAAGAACCGTTTACGGTAACCGTGTAGCTTCCGCCCGCACCCTGTGCGCCGGAAGAAGCTTTCGGCAGCGCGAAAGAATCCGAACTGACCGGGCCTTTTGCACGTTCTTTAAAGAATTTGGGCGCGACTTTCGGGAACATCGCATAGGTTAAGGTATCTTCGATGGAGCCGTCGCCGCCGTTTTCTTTGGCTTCGGCGGCCATTTTTTCCAGTTCGTTGGGAATAAGGTCGGCCGGGCGGCAGGTAATCGCTTCTTCCATATTATTCTGTTTTAAAGCTTCTTTTACCAATTCGGGATTCGGTTTTGCCGGCGTTGCGCCGTATTTTCCGGTTAAAAGGTCGCGCGTTTCCTGCGTGAGCTTTGCGTAGCGGCCGAAAAGCACGTTAAACACGGCTTGCGTGCCGACGATTTGGCTTGTAGGCGTTACGAGCGGAATATAGCCGCAGTCTTTTTGTACAATCTGAATTTCTTTTAACACTTCGTCGATTTTATCGGCGGCGCCCTGTTCCTTCAGCTGGTTTTCCATATTAGAAAGCATTCCGCCGGGAACCTGCGAAGCCAAAATGCGCGTGTCGGCACCCAAAAAACTCGATTCGAATTTGGCGTATTTTTTGCGGATTTCGCGGAAATAAGAGGCGATTTCCAAAAGCGGTTTTATGTCCAAGCCCGTGTCCATGTCGGTGCCTTTAAAGATTTCGACCATGGTTTCGGTCGGGCTGTGAGACGTTCCCATGGACATGGACGAAATGGTCGTGTCCAATATTTCCGCGCCCGCTTCGGCTGCCTTCATCAGAGAGGCAACCGACATACCCGTTGTGGCGTGGGAGTGAATTTCAATCGGAATATCGACCTTCGCCTTTATCGCCTTCACCAAATCGTAGGCTTCAAAGGGTTTGAGCAAGCCGGACATATCTTTAATACAGATGGAATCGGCCCCGAAATCGGCATAGGCTTTTGCCAAATTCGCGTACACTTCTTTGGTGTGGTACGGCGTCGTCGCGTACGAAATGGCCATTTGTACGTGTTTGCCGGTTTTTTTCGCCGCGTCGGCCGCGCGCTTTAAGTTGCGCGGATCGTTGCACGCATCGAAAATACGAAAAACGCTTACGCCGTTTTTCGCGGCCGCATCGACAAAAGCGTCGACCACGTCGTCGGCATAGTGGCGGTAGCCCAAAAGGTTTTGACCGCGCAAAAGCATCATAATGGGGGTGTTGGGCAGTTTCGCGTGAAGTTTGCGCAAGCGCTCCCAGGGATCTTCATTTAAAAAGCGGATGCAGGAATCGAAAGTCGCCCCGCCCCACGCTTCCAAAGCGAAATAACCGATTTTATCCAGTTTATCGCAGATGGGCAGCATATCCGCAGTCGTCATACGCGTAGCATGCAAAGACTGGTGCGCATCGCGCAGCACCAAGTCGGTAATTTTTACTTTTTTAGCCATAACTCTCTCCTGTGTATCAGCCGTTTTCTTTTTCATGCACGGCAGCCGCAATGGCCGCGATTACCGCCGTTTGAGTGCCGCCGCTTTGTCCGGCGGCACGCGCATTGTCCGCGGATTTTTCATTTTTATCCAGTTTTAAGGCTTTTATCAGCTTCGAATTCAAAGTGATAAAAACAATCATTATTATTAAAAATAAAAACACAAATCCCATACCGAGCAAGGTCAACTTTAAGCTTTGCCCCAGCATTTCCGTTATTGTCATAAGGCCTCCGCAATCAGATTATCGTATAAAATACGTGGTATTTCGATTGTAACGAAAATATAAATCTTGTTCAAGGAGGATAAATGTATTATAATGGGAGCATGAATATGATTTTTGTATGCTGCATTCCTTTCTTTATTGCGGCGGCCTTCCATTTGACGTCGTGTCTGCTTTCGAAAACAAAACGGGCTGATGTGTCGAAAAAAATTCTCATGCCGCTTTTGATTCTTGCGGTCGCGGCCGCCTATTGCCTGTCCTTTGCGGGCAAACGCGTTACCGATCTGGGCCTTTTTCAAATCGTGCTTTTGTGCATTGCGTTGGCGGCCGGAAACGCGGGAGACATTTTTTTGCTCGGCGACGTAACGCCGAAAAACATGTCCAAGGGCTTGGGCGCTTTTTTGATCGGGCACATTGTGTACATCGCCCTTCTTTCTTTGACGTTCAGCCTGCCGCCGGTTCCCAGACTGATCGCAATCGTCGTTTTTGCGGTCTATGCCGCAGCCGTTTACGTCAGTTGGAGGATGAACGGCTCGCCGAAAGGAGCCGTCGGCGCGGCGGTCATCGTGTACGCTTCCGTGCTCGGCTTGTTCAGTTTATTGACGCTTTTTTATATTATAGGTTGCGTACATGTGGGAATCGGCATTCCGGGGCCGCTATTAAAAATCTATATCGGAACGCTGTTCTTTTTGCTGTCGGACAGTGTGCTGTCGCATACGATATTCTTTAAACAGTTTTATCAATCGCGCTTTGTCGTTATGCTTACGTATTTAAGCGCGCAATTTTTAATTGTGCTGGGTTTTCTCAGCATATAATCGGGAGGCGTTTTTGGATACCAACGAAATTATCGCGCGGGCAAAACAGTACATCGCGCAGGAAACGAACGAGGTTTTTCGCAGCGAAGTCGAAAAACTCGTAAAAGACAATGATATAAAAGAACTGGAAGAGCGCTTTTATCAAAGTTTGGAATTCGGAACGGGCGGTTTGCGCGGCATTATCGGCGGCGGTACGAACCGCATGAACACGCTTATGATTCACAAGGCGACTCAAGGCCTTGCAAACTACTGCATTAAAGCGCTGCCCGAACAAGCCGCCGCGGGAAAGCTTTCGGCCGCCATCGCATACGATTCGCGAAAATATTCGGACGTATTCGCCGAAGAAACGGCATGTATTTTTGCGGCAAACGGCTTTACCGTATATTTATTTACCTCGCTTCGCCCCACTCCCGAACTTTCGTTTGCAATACGCACTTTCGGCTGCACAACCGGGGTTGTCGTAACCGCATCGCACAATCCGCCGCAGTACAACGGCTATAAAGCGTATTGGTCGGACGGCGCGCAGGTAACGCCTCCGCACGATACGGGGATAATCGACGAAGTAAACAAAGTAAACTCAATTAAAATCATTTCGAAAGACGAAGGCGTCAGGCAGGGCAAAATCATCCTCATCGACAACGATGTCGACGAAAAATACTGGGCGATGTGCAAACGCCAATTGTTCCGCCCGGAATTGATAAAGCAAAAAGCGAAGGACGTGCGCGTTGTCTACACGCCGCTTCACGGAACGGGCGCCATGCACGTCGAAAAAGTGCTGGGCGATTTGGGACTTACCGTTATTACCGTTCCCGAACAGCGCAAGCCCGACGGAAATTTTCCGACGGTCGAAAAACCGAACCCGGAAGAAGCGCCGGCCCTTAAAATGGCGATCGAACTTGCAAAAAAAGAAAAAGCCGACGCCGTTATGGCAACCGACCCCGATGCCGACCGATTCGGCAGCGCCGTTCCCGCCGCAAACGGAGAATGGGTACTTATAAGCGGCAATCAAATGGGCGTGCTTTTCACCGACTACATCATCGTATCGCGCAAAGAATTGAACAAAATGCCGAAAAATCCCGCGATAATCCGTTCGATCGTAACCTCGCCGATGGTCGATTACATTGCAAAAGCGAACGGCGTTCATGTCGACGAATGTTTAACCGGCTTCAAATGGATCGCTTCCGTTATGAACCGCTACGATACAAAGCGCGATTACAACTACATTTTCGGTTTTGAAGAAAGCTACGGCTATAACGTCGAAACGGAAGTGCGCGATAAAGACGGCGTTTCGGCTTCGGCCATGTGCGCCGAAATGACGCTGTATTGGAGATCGCAGGGCAAAAGCCTTTTGGAACGCTTGGAAGAACTGTATAAAACCTACGGCTATTTTGAAGACCGCGCCATTTCAAAGAACTTTTTAGGCGCCTCGGGCGTTCAAACGATGAAAGCCATTATGTCCAAACTGCGCAAAGAAGGACTCAAAACTTTGGGCGGCAAAAAAGTCGTCATGATCCGCGATGTCGGCGAAGGCTTTTCGTACGATCCGGAAAATCCGCACAAAAAGCAAAAGCTGGATATTCCTTCGAGCAATGTATTGCAGTTTTTCCTCGAAGACGGATCGATTGTGAGCGCGCGGCCGAGCGGTACCGAACCGAAAATAAAGTTTTATATAAACGCAGTTGTTTTGGATTCGCCTTCGCTCGATGCGGCAAAAAAAGATGCAGACAAGTTGTGCTCGGCAATCGAAAAAGAAATTCAGGCCGTACTTGATGCATCATAAGATCCGCGAATATGCGCGCTTGTATGAAGAGGGGGCGGTTTTTACCGCCTTCGATACGGAAACAACGGGCTTATATTGCGAACGCGACCGCATAATAGAAATAGGTGCCGTAAAATTCGATAAAACCGGCATTTTAGGCACTTATGAAATTCTCATTCACCCCGAAATTTCCGTTCCGCCAAGCGCGTACAAGGTGCACGGTATAAGCGATTTGATGCTTTCGGGCTGCCCGGTCTTCGCCGCGGCGGCTCCCTCCTTTTTGGACTTTATCGAAGGCACGCGCCTTATCGCCCACAATGCGCCGTTCGACACGGGCTTTGTAAACAGCGAGTTGCAAAGAGCCGGCCGCCCCGCCCTTGCCTCTCCTTCCGTGCCGGCCGCAGACACGGTTACGCTTGCGCAAAAAGCCTTCCCCAAGTTAAAAAAATACAATTTGCAGTTTTTAGCCGGCCGCTTCGGTATTCCCAGCGGCACGGCTCACCGCGCCCAAGACGATGCCGGCGTGTGCCGCGAAGTTTTTTTGTATTGCATCGGCAAACACGAAAAGCAACAAGTTCAGCCGGATTTACCGTTTTAAGGTTTGTGTTAACTTTTCCGAAGGAGAAACATGGCAGGAAAATTACCTAAATCATATTCGGCGCTTTGCGCCGCATTTTTGTGCGCATGCATGTTTGCTGCAAACGCACAAACGCTTATCGATAAAATCGATGCGATTCGGCAAACGGACGCGTTGATTGCCGGTATAGAAAGCGCAACCGATTTGCATGATCTTACATACGAGTACGAAGCGCGCGAAAACAAAAACAAACCACTTCTTTCGTACGCGGTAACCTTAAAGCAAAACGCCGACTCGAAAACCGTAAAAGCGGTAATACGCGAAACGGGCGACGGCTGGCAATACATATACACGGCATGGTTTAGCGACGGCAAGGCGGCGGCGATCAGCGAACTGTATAAAAAATACAACGGCATCACAAAATCGTGGGACGAGCGCTTTGTGCGTACATTTTATTTCAGCGATGACCGCGTTTTTGCCGCCGAATACAAAGACGAAAAACCGCGTCTTATTTTGGAAGAAAAACAACTCAACAAAGAACGCGCCGCAAAAATCATGCAAATCGTGCAAAAATCCTTGAGGAGATAAAAATGACTATTCATGAATTCGGAACGGAAAAGAAAGAGGTTCTTGTCTTATTTCATCCACTCGGCGCGCGGTGGGATGTTTTCAACTATGTAACGCCGACATTGCAAAAAGACTTTCATCTTGTCATTCCCGCAATGCCCGGTTTTGATCCGGACGCGCCGGAAACGGATTTTACCTGCGTAGAACGGATTGCCGACGAAACGGCCGCATGGCTTATAAACAGAGGACACAAAAGCATTACCTGTCTTTACGGCTGTTCCATGGGCGGAGCAGTCGCGGCGCGGATGCTTGCAGTCCGAAAGCTGCATGTCGATTGTGCCGTGCTGGACGGCGGCATGACTCCGTATCGGTTTTGGAAGCCGCTGACCTACCTCATCGGCATCCGTGATTTTATGATGCTGGAAATCGGCAAACATATGAGCGTTAAAGCGCTGCGGAACATGTTCGACCCTGAAAAATACACGGAAGACGATCTCAAATACATTAAGAATGCAATGAACGGTATGAGCGCGAAAACGATTTGGCGTTCGTTCTATTCCTGTAATAATTACTCCATGCCCGATCCCGTTCCGCAGATTAACAGCCGAATAGCATATTGGTACGGTGCCGATGAAAAAAAAGCGCGGAAATGGGACATCGAATATATCCGTAAAGCGTTTCCCACTGCACAGATCATTGAAAACACGGGAATGGATCACGCCGAATTTTTTACGCTGCATCCGAAGGAATTTTGCGAAAAGCTGACCGCATGGATCCGTTTGCCCGGCTCAAGTAATTAAATACATTATGGTCTCCGGCATAATCGGCATGTTTTTTGCGGCTCTGCCTGTTTTTCTAACTTATTTTTTCGGGCTGCCGTTTTTACCGACAATTCGGATACTTGCATGTATGCTTGCCGCTGCCGCACAATGACTTATAAAATTAAAATTACAGGGAGAAACATATGAAAAAAATTTCCGTAATTCTTTTTCTGTGCCTTGCAATCGGTTACCCGGCGCTATGTCAGACAAAAACCGCATACATAAAATCGGGCGAATACGCCTTTTACCGGGATACACGGGGGCATATGGATTTTATCCGCGGCTATCTTGCTCTCCGGAAAGGAACTGAGCTGATCGTACTTTCACGCAATGTGGACCGGAAAACAAAAAACGAGTACAACTACTACTTTTCCGTACGCGACGGCATAAACGATAAAGGAGAAAAAGAATTTGGAATCGGCGGTACGGTAGGATTGCAAAAGCAGCCGCAGGCCGAAATAGTGCAGGCATGCGTCGATTTTCTGAACTTCGTTACGATATACGATTCTTCCAAATCACAATTTAAAGACTGCAAAACGGTTGAAGACCCGTGGGACAATTACACGCTTTTATACGAATTAAACAATGCGCTGCCCTTATTCAGATTCAACACAATTACGATGAAAGGTAAAAACGAACCTTCATACGTTTTATTTAAAGGAGGAACACTGAACTCGGACAGCGACGGCCGGGAATTCTTTGAGGCGGATTTGTCGCAGCCGGAAGAAATCAAGAGGGAAAACGTCGGCTTAAAAATTCCTAAAAAAAATAAAATGAATGTCGTGTTAAACGGGCTGAAAGCGCGTTTAGATGAAAACTGGAAATATAACGAAGAGTTCGGCTTCCCCGGCTATTGGCTCAACGTAAACGGACTTCGCGATTCGCAAATCGGAATTGAAAAAACGGACATATCGCTCATGGGCGATTTACAAACCGATGATTTTTTTACGCGCATGGCACGCACGGCCGTTGAGCATTATCCTTTGCCGGATTACAATTCGGTGCAATTCAAGGTAACGGAAAAACATACCGAACTTTCATATTTTTTTCTCGATGAAAATCAACGCAAAAACTATCAATATTACTTTTTCTGCAAGCGGGATAAAAATATATACATAGTAAACTTTTCAACCTTTGCCGACATATATGAAGCGAATAAATCCTATTTTACCGATATACTGTCGTACGTGCTGAAAAACAACGGTTTACGATAATAAAATAAAGATGCGAATAATTAACTCAATGCCGGCTGTTTTCAAAATATTCGAAAGCATCGATGATGTCGAGGTAAACTCCGTCGAAACCGGCATCGAGAATTTTTTGCAAATAGGAATCTTCAGTGCCGAAGATGATGTTTTGCCATTCGGGGTGCCAATAGGCGACCTTATAATTACCCTTCCATAACGGATTTTCTTTTTTAAGCCATGCGGGCTTTGAGCGCTTCCAGCTTTCGTTCCAATAATACCGATAGGTTTCCGCTTCGCCGATACTCATGTAGGCGATAACTTGACGGCGCGCGCCGTTCGGCTTAACTTGTAAACGCTGCACATCCGAAAAATCAAGCTTTTCATCGGCGCAAAACAAATCGATTATAAACATATCGTAATTCGTTGTGCAAAGTGCGGCGATAAAATCTTCCTTTGAAGAAAATCTTTCGGGGTTAATCAAATATAAAAAATTTTTTGCGTCGGCGACGCTCAAAATCGGATCGCCGTTTTCGTTAAAGGGTGCGCTCGGATACGCAGGAACGTTCGTCAAATTCCGCTCGTCGGCGGCAAAAGAAATATAGCCGTTTTTATAATTTTGCGCATACGAAAAATCAACGGAAGGAGGCGTGCTGCAATAATCGATAACGAGAACCTTTTTTCCGGCTGCTTTGAACGCATCACAAAAGTTTTTCATATAGGAAGAAACAGCTTCGGGCGTCGCTTTGTCGTCCGCTTCGTAGCCGAAATATAAGTCTTCCCTGCCCGTCCCCGAAACGGCATCCATATATGTTTCGATGTCGGCGCCGTCGAGCTCACCGGCAGAGGCTTTATCCGCAGACTCATCCGCGCTGTCAATCGGTTCCGACTCAATCAATTCCTGACCGTTTTGCGGAATGACGGCAAATGAAGGGGAAGAAAGGCGCGCCGTTCGCGCAATGGAAACGACGAATTTTCGCATTTCACCGCGATAATCGACGGCGGAAGATTTAGCCGATGTGCGGCATGCGCTTATCGACAGCACAAAGAACAACAGGGAAGCAATAAGAATATTTTTTTTCATACCATCCTCGTACATTACCCGAAAAGAGCCTGACGTAAAATACTGTTTATTCGTGTTTGACATATTTCTCCTTCCGTCTCTAATGCTTTCAATATATCCATATCTATTGCTATTGATATTGTCTTCTTTGGAGGAGGAGACAGAAAAGATTCCATCAGACCGGGTTTGAATTCTTTTAACTGCTCATCGGTAAATTCGGGAATATCTTCATCGAAGATTATAGACCTGTTTTTAATTTCATTTATTCTTTTATCCGTTAACTTTTTTGACATAATCATAATACACCTCCTGCAATTTTTTTTCGGCTCTCCGTGCAGATATAATTCGTACGCGGTTATTCTGTTCTGTATGATAGACTACAATAATGAGAACACCATTTAAACAACCGATACTATAAAAACGTTGCTCCTCTTGGGAATGAATATCGTCATACCTTGTAAGAAGATACGGATCCTTGAATACCTCGGTTATTTCATCAAAACCGAATCCGTGCTTTTTTATATTGTTCTCATTTTTTTCCATATCCCATTCAAATAAAGTATCTTCACTTACGATTACGGTTCCCATAATAACCCCTAAGTAAAAGCATACATCCTATTCTGCAGATCTGCAAGTTTAAAATAATAGCTATCTTTCCTTTTTTCTTTTAATACCTTGCGGTACGGTTTTGCGGTATTTTACGGGAGCGCATTCAACAGCGCGGCTCCGACAACGCCCGCCTTATCCTGTAATTTACCCGTGCAGATGAGCGGCAAAGCGGTGTTCGGCCCGCGAAGGCATTCTTTTTCGGCGATAGCGCGCAGCGGCTCAAGCAGCGCCTCTCCTTCTTTACTTACGCCGCCGGAAAGCGTGATAATCTGCGGCTGAAAAATACTTACGGCGTTTACGATACAGGCCGCAAGCGTGCGGACATAAAAGTGTACGGCTTGAACGGCGGCATCATCCCCTGTTTTTGCGACACGAAAAGCCGTTTTTGCCGAAACGTTTTCAAGCTTTCCTTCCGCTTCGCGCCACAGCATACTGTCAGGATACTTTTCCATAAATTCCATTGTCGTTTGCCTTAGGCCGGTTGCCGAAGCGTACATGTTTACGCAGCCTTTCCGCCCGCACGGGCAGGGCCGTCCGTCAAGTTCTATAACCGTGTGCCCCAATTCGCCTGCAAGCCCGTTGCCGCCGCGGAAGATTTTTCCGCCGATGATGATTCCCGAACCTATTCCCGTTCCGAGCGTAATCGATACCAAATCGCTGCAGGTTTTTCCGTCGGACTTTCCGGTAAAGCTTTCTTTTCCCGTACCCGCGATAAACTCGCCCCAAGCGGCCGCGTTCGCATCGTTTTCAACGCAAACGGGAATGCGCAATTTTTCTTCCAAATATTCTTTTATCGGAACTCCGTAAAATCCCAAATTGGCGGCGGTTTCTATAACGCCGGTTTCGATGTTTACAATGCCGGGAGTACCGATTCCCACATACGAAAAGCTGCGCAAAGATAAAGCCGGAAGCTGTTCAAGCACATCGGAC is a window encoding:
- a CDS encoding 3'-5' exonuclease, with product MHHKIREYARLYEEGAVFTAFDTETTGLYCERDRIIEIGAVKFDKTGILGTYEILIHPEISVPPSAYKVHGISDLMLSGCPVFAAAAPSFLDFIEGTRLIAHNAPFDTGFVNSELQRAGRPALASPSVPAADTVTLAQKAFPKLKKYNLQFLAGRFGIPSGTAHRAQDDAGVCREVFLYCIGKHEKQQVQPDLPF
- a CDS encoding BrnA antitoxin family protein, with amino-acid sequence MIMSKKLTDKRINEIKNRSIIFDEDIPEFTDEQLKEFKPGLMESFLSPPPKKTISIAIDMDILKALETEGEICQTRINSILRQALFG
- a CDS encoding ROK family protein, which encodes MEYFLGIDLGGTMIKASVLDKHYRIIASAVRRTMLPRPWNEILDDCASAVSDVLEQLPALSLRSFSYVGIGTPGIVNIETGVIETAANLGFYGVPIKEYLEEKLRIPVCVENDANAAAWGEFIAGTGKESFTGKSDGKTCSDLVSITLGTGIGSGIIIGGKIFRGGNGLAGELGHTVIELDGRPCPCGRKGCVNMYASATGLRQTTMEFMEKYPDSMLWREAEGKLENVSAKTAFRVAKTGDDAAVQAVHFYVRTLAACIVNAVSIFQPQIITLSGGVSKEGEALLEPLRAIAEKECLRGPNTALPLICTGKLQDKAGVVGAALLNALP
- a CDS encoding endo alpha-1,4 polygalactosaminidase, with amino-acid sequence MKKNILIASLLFFVLSISACRTSAKSSAVDYRGEMRKFVVSIARTARLSSPSFAVIPQNGQELIESEPIDSADESADKASAGELDGADIETYMDAVSGTGREDLYFGYEADDKATPEAVSSYMKNFCDAFKAAGKKVLVIDYCSTPPSVDFSYAQNYKNGYISFAADERNLTNVPAYPSAPFNENGDPILSVADAKNFLYLINPERFSSKEDFIAALCTTNYDMFIIDLFCADEKLDFSDVQRLQVKPNGARRQVIAYMSIGEAETYRYYWNESWKRSKPAWLKKENPLWKGNYKVAYWHPEWQNIIFGTEDSYLQKILDAGFDGVYLDIIDAFEYFENSRH
- a CDS encoding alpha/beta fold hydrolase, with product MTIHEFGTEKKEVLVLFHPLGARWDVFNYVTPTLQKDFHLVIPAMPGFDPDAPETDFTCVERIADETAAWLINRGHKSITCLYGCSMGGAVAARMLAVRKLHVDCAVLDGGMTPYRFWKPLTYLIGIRDFMMLEIGKHMSVKALRNMFDPEKYTEDDLKYIKNAMNGMSAKTIWRSFYSCNNYSMPDPVPQINSRIAYWYGADEKKARKWDIEYIRKAFPTAQIIENTGMDHAEFFTLHPKEFCEKLTAWIRLPGSSN
- a CDS encoding BrnT family toxin, which gives rise to MGTVIVSEDTLFEWDMEKNENNIKKHGFGFDEITEVFKDPYLLTRYDDIHSQEEQRFYSIGCLNGVLIIVVYHTEQNNRVRIISARRAEKKLQEVYYDYVKKVNG